One Podarcis muralis chromosome Z, rPodMur119.hap1.1, whole genome shotgun sequence DNA segment encodes these proteins:
- the LOC144326136 gene encoding protein AMBP-like isoform X3, with protein sequence MDQFMIFVVSALVLGSNLGRIESQEAVEVERLYGKWYEVALGSTCRWVRANGGRFAAGTLVLGAGKAPGELTATSTRLRQGACRSYTQDYQKGAEAGRFTFQNARWKAHGETYVARADPDVFAILVTEKNSTHGLSTSAKLYGRTPALREDLVEDFRRRALALGIPEEAIFVLSNQGECVPPKAEDAPQERVRRTPLFEEEGSADGFAPAFPDVKEADCQLPRDAGPCLGAELRFFYNASARSCQSFLYGGCLGNANRFLSERACLQTCRTEAACRLPITPGAPCPSTFWAFDSAQGACVTFRGCGANANKFYLEKECKEYCGVLAEGDDDFLRLTAP encoded by the exons ATGGATCAATTTATGATTTTCGTCGTTTCCGCGCTGGTCCTGGGTTCGAATCTCGGACGAATAGAAAGCCAGGAAGCTGTGGAAGTGGAGAGG CTCTACGGCAAATGGTACGAGGTGGCCCTGGGTTCGACTTGCCGCTGGGTCCGGGCCAATGGCGGCCGCTTCGCCGCCGGGACGCTGGTCCTGGGTGCGGGGAAGGCGCCGGGGGAACTGACCGCCACCAGCACCCGGCTCAG GCAAGGGGCGTGCCGGTCCTACACCCAGGACTACCAGAAGGGCGCCGAAGCAGGAAGGTTCACCTTCCAGAATGCAA ggTGGAAGGCGCACGGCGAGACCTACGTGGCGCGCGCCGACCCCGACGTGTTCGCCATCTTGGTCACGGAGAAGAACAGCACCCACGGCCTCAGCACCAGCGCCAAGCTCTATG GACGAACCCCGGCGCTGAGGGAGGACCTGGTGGAGGACTTCCGGCGGCGGGCCCTCGCACTGGGGATCCCAGAGGAGGCCATCTTTGTCCTGAGCAACCAAG GGGAGTGCGTCCCGCCCAAGGCCGAAGATGCGCCCCAG GAGAGGGTGCGCAGGACCCCCTTGTTCGAGGAGGAAGGCTCGGCCGACGGATTCGCACCCGCGTTCCCGGACGTCAAGGAAG ccGACTGCCAGCTGCCCCGGGACGCCGGCCCCTGCCTGGGCGCCGAGTTGCGCTTCTTCTACAACGCCAGCGCACGGTCGTGCCAGAGCTTCCTCTACGGCGGTTGCCTGGGCAACGCCAACCGCTTCCTGTCCGAACGGGCCTGTCTCCAGACGTGCCGGACCGAAG CCGCCTGCCGCCTGCCAATCACCCCCGGAG CCCCCTGTCCGTCAACCTTCTGGGCCTTTGACTCCGCCCAGGGCGCCTGCGTCACTTTCCGGGGCTGCGGGG CCAACGCCAACAAGT TCTACCTGGAGAAGGAGTGCAAGGAGTACTGCGGGGTCCTGGCCGAAG GCGACGACGACTTCCTGCGTCTGACGGCGCCCTGA
- the LOC114589809 gene encoding notch-regulated ankyrin repeat-containing protein B, which translates to MNQAELPSPPPPLSPPPAPGERLFRDAVRAGNTAAVHALLRTMNSCEFNVNAFGPEGQTALHQSVSDGNLELVKLLVRFGADVRLANRDGWSALHMAAFSGHQDIVLYLVAKARGGGGGGGGPS; encoded by the coding sequence ATGAACCAAGCcgagctcccctctcccccccctcccttgtccCCGCCCCCCGCGCCGGGCGAGCGCCTCTTCCGGGACGCCGTGCGCGCCGGCAACACGGCGGCCGTGCACGCCCTCCTGCGCACCATGAACTCGTGCGAATTCAACGTCAACGCCTTCGGACCCGAGGGCCAGACCGCCTTGCACCAATCGGTGAGCGACGGGAACCTGGAACTCGTGAAACTATTGGTGAGATTCGGAGCCGACGTGCGATTGGCCAACCGGGACGGCTGGAGTGCGCTGCACATGGCGGCCTTTTCGGGGCACCAGGACATCGTGCTCTACTTGGTGGCCAAGgcccgggggggcggggggggaggcggggggccCTCGTAA
- the LOC144326136 gene encoding protein AMBP-like isoform X1, with the protein MDQFMIFVVSALVLGSNLGRIESQEAVEVERLYGKWYEVALGSTCRWVRANGGRFAAGTLVLGAGKAPGELTATSTRLRQGACRSYTQDYQKGAEAGRFTFQNARWKAHGETYVARADPDVFAILVTEKNSTHGLSTSAKLYGRTPALREDLVEDFRRRALALGIPEEAIFVLSNQGECVPPKAEDAPQERVRRTPLFEEEGSADGFAPAFPDVKEADCQLPRDAGPCLGAELRFFYNASARSCQSFLYGGCLGNANRFLSERACLQTCRTEAACRLPITPGAPCPSTFWAFDSAQGVCVTFRGCGANANKFYLEKECKEYCGVLAEDDWGEGSSPPLPGPQVLPGEGVQGVLRGPGRRLLGRRF; encoded by the exons ATGGATCAATTTATGATTTTCGTCGTTTCCGCGCTGGTCCTGGGTTCGAATCTCGGACGAATAGAAAGCCAGGAAGCTGTGGAAGTGGAGAGG CTCTACGGCAAATGGTACGAGGTGGCCCTGGGTTCGACTTGCCGCTGGGTCCGGGCCAATGGCGGCCGCTTCGCCGCCGGGACGCTGGTCCTGGGTGCGGGGAAGGCGCCGGGGGAACTGACCGCCACCAGCACCCGGCTCAG GCAAGGGGCGTGCCGGTCCTACACCCAGGACTACCAGAAGGGCGCCGAAGCAGGAAGGTTCACCTTCCAGAATGCAA ggTGGAAGGCGCACGGCGAGACCTACGTGGCGCGCGCCGACCCCGACGTGTTCGCCATCTTGGTCACGGAGAAGAACAGCACCCACGGCCTCAGCACCAGCGCCAAGCTCTATG GACGAACCCCGGCGCTGAGGGAGGACCTGGTGGAGGACTTCCGGCGGCGGGCCCTCGCACTGGGGATCCCAGAGGAGGCCATCTTTGTCCTGAGCAACCAAG GGGAGTGCGTCCCGCCCAAGGCCGAAGATGCGCCCCAG GAGAGGGTGCGCAGGACCCCCTTGTTCGAGGAGGAAGGCTCGGCCGACGGATTCGCACCCGCGTTCCCGGACGTCAAGGAAG ccGACTGCCAGCTGCCCCGGGACGCCGGCCCCTGCCTGGGCGCCGAGTTGCGCTTCTTCTACAACGCCAGCGCACGGTCGTGCCAGAGCTTCCTCTACGGCGGTTGCCTGGGCAACGCCAACCGCTTCCTGTCCGAACGGGCCTGTCTCCAGACGTGCCGGACCGAAG ccgCCTGCCGCCTGCCAATCACCCCCGGAGCCCCCTGTCCGTCAACCTTCTGGGCCTTTGACTCCGCCCAGGGCGTCTGCGTCACTTTCCGGGGCTGCGGGGCCAACGCCAACA AGTTCTACCTGGAGAAGGAGTGCAAGGAGTACTGCGGGGTCCTGGCCGAAG atGATTGGGGAGAAGGTTCTAGTCCTCCTCTCCCAGGCCCACAAGTTCTACCTGGAGAAGGAGTGCAAGGAGTACTGCGGGGTCCTGGCCGAAG ATTATTGGGGAGAAGGTTCTAG
- the LOC144326136 gene encoding protein AMBP-like isoform X2, whose protein sequence is MDQFMIFVVSALVLGSNLGRIESQEAVEVERLYGKWYEVALGSTCRWVRANGGRFAAGTLVLGAGKAPGELTATSTRLRQGACRSYTQDYQKGAEAGRFTFQNARWKAHGETYVARADPDVFAILVTEKNSTHGLSTSAKLYGRTPALREDLVEDFRRRALALGIPEEAIFVLSNQGECVPPKAEDAPQERVRRTPLFEEEGSADGFAPAFPDVKEADCQLPRDAGPCLGAELRFFYNASARSCQSFLYGGCLGNANRFLSERACLQTCRTEAACRLPITPGAPCPSTFWAFDSAQGVCVTFRGCGANANKFYLEKECKEYCGVLAEGDDDFLRLTAP, encoded by the exons ATGGATCAATTTATGATTTTCGTCGTTTCCGCGCTGGTCCTGGGTTCGAATCTCGGACGAATAGAAAGCCAGGAAGCTGTGGAAGTGGAGAGG CTCTACGGCAAATGGTACGAGGTGGCCCTGGGTTCGACTTGCCGCTGGGTCCGGGCCAATGGCGGCCGCTTCGCCGCCGGGACGCTGGTCCTGGGTGCGGGGAAGGCGCCGGGGGAACTGACCGCCACCAGCACCCGGCTCAG GCAAGGGGCGTGCCGGTCCTACACCCAGGACTACCAGAAGGGCGCCGAAGCAGGAAGGTTCACCTTCCAGAATGCAA ggTGGAAGGCGCACGGCGAGACCTACGTGGCGCGCGCCGACCCCGACGTGTTCGCCATCTTGGTCACGGAGAAGAACAGCACCCACGGCCTCAGCACCAGCGCCAAGCTCTATG GACGAACCCCGGCGCTGAGGGAGGACCTGGTGGAGGACTTCCGGCGGCGGGCCCTCGCACTGGGGATCCCAGAGGAGGCCATCTTTGTCCTGAGCAACCAAG GGGAGTGCGTCCCGCCCAAGGCCGAAGATGCGCCCCAG GAGAGGGTGCGCAGGACCCCCTTGTTCGAGGAGGAAGGCTCGGCCGACGGATTCGCACCCGCGTTCCCGGACGTCAAGGAAG ccGACTGCCAGCTGCCCCGGGACGCCGGCCCCTGCCTGGGCGCCGAGTTGCGCTTCTTCTACAACGCCAGCGCACGGTCGTGCCAGAGCTTCCTCTACGGCGGTTGCCTGGGCAACGCCAACCGCTTCCTGTCCGAACGGGCCTGTCTCCAGACGTGCCGGACCGAAG ccgCCTGCCGCCTGCCAATCACCCCCGGAGCCCCCTGTCCGTCAACCTTCTGGGCCTTTGACTCCGCCCAGGGCGTCTGCGTCACTTTCCGGGGCTGCGGGGCCAACGCCAACA AGTTCTACCTGGAGAAGGAGTGCAAGGAGTACTGCGGGGTCCTGGCCGAAG GCGACGACGACTTCCTGCGTCTGACGGCGCCCTGA
- the LOC144326136 gene encoding protein AMBP-like isoform X4, which yields MDQFMIFVVSALVLGSNLGRIESQEAVEVERLYGKWYEVALGSTCRWVRANGGRFAAGTLVLGAGKAPGELTATSTRLRQGACRSYTQDYQKGAEAGRFTFQNARWKAHGETYVARADPDVFAILVTEKNSTHGLSTSAKLYGRTPALREDLVEDFRRRALALGIPEEAIFVLSNQGECVPPKAEDAPQERVRRTPLFEEEGSADGFAPAFPDVKEADCQLPRDAGPCLGAELRFFYNASARSCQSFLYGGCLGNANRFLSERACLQTCRTEAACRLPITPGGPCPSTFWAFDSAQGACVTFRGCGENANKFYLEKECKEYCGVLAEGDDDFLRLTAP from the exons ATGGATCAATTTATGATTTTCGTCGTTTCCGCGCTGGTCCTGGGTTCGAATCTCGGACGAATAGAAAGCCAGGAAGCTGTGGAAGTGGAGAGG CTCTACGGCAAATGGTACGAGGTGGCCCTGGGTTCGACTTGCCGCTGGGTCCGGGCCAATGGCGGCCGCTTCGCCGCCGGGACGCTGGTCCTGGGTGCGGGGAAGGCGCCGGGGGAACTGACCGCCACCAGCACCCGGCTCAG GCAAGGGGCGTGCCGGTCCTACACCCAGGACTACCAGAAGGGCGCCGAAGCAGGAAGGTTCACCTTCCAGAATGCAA ggTGGAAGGCGCACGGCGAGACCTACGTGGCGCGCGCCGACCCCGACGTGTTCGCCATCTTGGTCACGGAGAAGAACAGCACCCACGGCCTCAGCACCAGCGCCAAGCTCTATG GACGAACCCCGGCGCTGAGGGAGGACCTGGTGGAGGACTTCCGGCGGCGGGCCCTCGCACTGGGGATCCCAGAGGAGGCCATCTTTGTCCTGAGCAACCAAG GGGAGTGCGTCCCGCCCAAGGCCGAAGATGCGCCCCAG GAGAGGGTGCGCAGGACCCCCTTGTTCGAGGAGGAAGGCTCGGCCGACGGATTCGCACCCGCGTTCCCGGACGTCAAGGAAG ccGACTGCCAGCTGCCCCGGGACGCCGGCCCCTGCCTGGGCGCCGAGTTGCGCTTCTTCTACAACGCCAGCGCACGGTCGTGCCAGAGCTTCCTCTACGGCGGTTGCCTGGGCAACGCCAACCGCTTCCTGTCCGAACGGGCCTGTCTCCAGACGTGCCGGACCGAAG CCGCCTGCCGCCTGCCAATCACCCCCGGAGGGCCCTGTCCGTCAACCTTCTGGGCCTTTGACTCCGCCCAGGGCGCCTGCGTCACTTTCCGGGGCTGCGGGGAGAACGCCAACAAGTTCTACCTGGAGAAGGAGTGCAAGGAGTACTGCGGGGTCCTGGCCGAAG GCGACGACGACTTCCTGCGTCTGACGGCGCCCTGA